One Nocardia huaxiensis genomic window, AATCCGCCTCGGCTCCCGCCGCGGTGTCCATATTGACCACCAGCAGCAGCACCACTCCCAGCATGGCGACGCCGCCGATGAGCGGGGCCAGGAAGGTCTTGAACCAGTGCCGGGTTTCGGGGTGATGCGTGCGGAAGTAGTTCATCACGGCGAACGAGGTGGTGGCCTGCACAAGGAGAATCGCCATGGTGCCCAGCACCGCGAGCAGCGTGTAGAGACCGGCGTAGGGGTCCTTGCCCGCCACAGCGAATGCGAGCACGAGCACGGCCGCGATGCCGGTCTGCACCAGCCCGGCGATATGCGGCGACCCGTTCTTGGGGTGCGTGCGTCCGATGGTCTGCTGCAATCCGGGTATCGCGCCTTCACGTCCGAGCGCATACAGGTAGCGGGAGGCACAGTTGTGGAAGGCCATGCCGCAGGCCAGTGATCCGGTGACCATGAGCCACTGCATGGTGCTGACCGCCCAGTGCCCGACGAAGCTCTCGGTGGGCGCGAAGAAGACGTCCATGGGATTGGCCGAGGCCGCGAGCTCCATTGCCTTGTCCTGGCCGCTGCCGGAAATGGCCATCCACGAGACGAAGACGTAGAACACGCCGACGCCGAGCACCGCGATCATGGTGGCGCGCGGAATGATTCGCTTGGGGTCGCGGGATTCCTCCCCGTACATGGCCGTCGATTCGAAGCCGACCCACGACCAGAACGCGAAGAACAAGCCCAGGCCCGCCGACACTCCGCCGAAGGCGTTCACCGGATTGATGGGATCGAACGAAATGCCTTCCGGCCCACCGCCTTGCAGAAGCACCGATACCGCCATGACGAACAGAACGGTCACCTCGGTCACCAGCAGCACGATGAGCAGCCGTTCGGCCACCGCCACCCCGAACCAGGTGCCGAGTGCGTTGACGGCGAGCATGCCGATGGCGAACACCCACCACGGAATGTCGACCCCGGCCTGATCGAGCACCGTATTGTGCGCGAAGCTGGAGAAGATCCCGATCAGCGACGGCTCGAAAACCATGTACGCGAAGGTGGCCAGCAGCCCCGCCGCCAATCCCGCGGTGCGCCCGAGCCCGAAGGAAATGAATCCGTAGAACGCCCCCGTCGCGGTGATGTGTTTGGACATGGTGGTGAATCCGACCGAGAACACCGCCAGCACCACCATGGCAATGAGAAACGCGGCGGGCGTGCCGATTCCGCTGCCCGAGGACATCATGAACGGCACATTGCCCGTCATCGCCGTGATGGGCGCGGCCGTGGCCACCGCCATGAACACCACGCCGAGCAGCCCGACGACATTGGGTTTGAGCCGCGACACCCCACCCGCCGATGCCTGTGACTCCCCCGAAAGTACGGTGCGCGCACTCGGTTCCATTGTGTAACTCCTCATCTTGGTCACCTGACCTGTGAGGGATTGTGGGGCCGGAAGTGTTGCCGGGATATGAAACGGAGTTACCAGCGGGAACCAGAATTGTGACTCGGGTCACAATTCTTACACATATTCAGAATAACCTGGATCGGCCTTACGCTTCGTCGGCTGTTGCCGATATCGCGAACGCACATGGCCCGCACCGGGATTCCGGTGCGGGCCACATCACCTACTCCGCTGCCGCGATCCGCGCAGACCGCTCCGTCAAAGCTTGCGGCAGTAGAGAGCATCCGGGTGGCCGCCGCGGTACCAGACCCGCGAGAAGCCGATGCCCGCGGCGTATTCGTCGGCATTGCACTGAGCCTTGTAGAAGCCCTCGGCGTAGTCGCCGCCCTCTCCGGAGGCCGGGCGGTTGTCCCATTTGTCGTCCCAGACCGTGCGGCCGGCGCCGGCCAGCGGGATTCGGCCCGGGGCGCACAGGACCGCGGACATGCCGTCGCCGCGCAGGCTGTAACCGATCATGAATTGGCCCTCGGCACACTGGTATTTGGTGAAACCGGAGGCCCAGTCGGTGGTCACGTTCTCGGTCTTCACCACCATCGCCGTGGTGCCGGCCTGCCAGAGGTCACCCTGGGTCGCGTCGGTGCACAGCCCGCGATGATCGCCGGAGCTGATCCCGATCAGTCGCTGATCATCCGGGCAGACGGCTTTGTGCGCGCCCGGATCCCAGTCGTTCGCCGCGCGCAGCGAGGCATTGTGATCGCGATGCTCGGCGTTCAGCGCCGACCAGGTGCGCACCGGCGCGACCTGCCCGGTGTAGCCCTTCGCGTCCACCAGTCGTCGCAGCTGCGCGCCGCGCCAATCATCGGGGTCCAGGACGCTGCGCAGGCTGCCGTCGGTGTCGTAGCGCAGTAGGGCCCACTGATTTCCCTTGTCGCCCTTCTGGAATCCGACCATCGGCCAGTAGGCGAAGTCGAGGTCACGCTCGATGAGCCAGTCGATCAGATTGACGAACCAGGTCTTGTCCGCCGCGCCCGCGTCCTTGCCGACACCGAATTCGCTGATCCACACCGGGGCGGTGAAGTGCCGGTCGGCGGTGCCGGCCACGAAACCGGCCAGCTCGTCCATGGACGTGAACAGATCGGCGCGCGACATATCGCGGAAGCGCGGATCGGTGGTCTCGCCCCACCCGTCTGCGCCGGTGTGATTCGGGCCGATGTAGCCGTAGAAGTGCGCGGCGTACACGATCTTGTGCGAGCGCACCAGGGTCGGCGTCAGCGTGCGCATCGGCTTCAACATGGGGCGTTCGTGATCGGTCAGGTCGGTGGGGATGCCCTGCCAGTTGAGGCCCTCGATCATGATGAGCAGATTCGGGTTGCCGTCCTTCAGGATTCGGTCGCCGGCCCACTGGACGGCGTCCTCGAAGTCGTTGCCGTCACCCCAGCCCCAGTTCGGGTTGTGCCAGGTGTCGCGGCGCACCTCGTTGCGCAGATCCGCACCGATGACACCCGAATTGCCCTGGTAGCGGGCGGTCATGAAGACCCAGTCGTCGATCCACTCCTCGGTGGTCTGACCGGAGTTCCAGCGTTCGTTGCCGTCGACGGCACAGCACCAGAGGGTGGAGGTGGTGTGGTTGTTGAGGATGACGGCCAGCCCGGC contains:
- a CDS encoding glycoside hydrolase family 5 protein, with protein sequence MTLTRARFRGRRTWHALAILTAVAGAIIAPNIHLTPAAQAEPAGLHGPLSTRGRYIVDADGNRVKLQSANWHGSSGTWQGSGDDEDPANNFAQETGHRAPLGLDRVPMDKIINDFRGLGINSVRLPFSNEMITDTRPVQGLTANPTLNGLKPLEVYDRAVTALTDAGLAVILNNHTTSTLWCCAVDGNERWNSGQTTEEWIDDWVFMTARYQGNSGVIGADLRNEVRRDTWHNPNWGWGDGNDFEDAVQWAGDRILKDGNPNLLIMIEGLNWQGIPTDLTDHERPMLKPMRTLTPTLVRSHKIVYAAHFYGYIGPNHTGADGWGETTDPRFRDMSRADLFTSMDELAGFVAGTADRHFTAPVWISEFGVGKDAGAADKTWFVNLIDWLIERDLDFAYWPMVGFQKGDKGNQWALLRYDTDGSLRSVLDPDDWRGAQLRRLVDAKGYTGQVAPVRTWSALNAEHRDHNASLRAANDWDPGAHKAVCPDDQRLIGISSGDHRGLCTDATQGDLWQAGTTAMVVKTENVTTDWASGFTKYQCAEGQFMIGYSLRGDGMSAVLCAPGRIPLAGAGRTVWDDKWDNRPASGEGGDYAEGFYKAQCNADEYAAGIGFSRVWYRGGHPDALYCRKL
- a CDS encoding APC family permease translates to MEPSARTVLSGESQASAGGVSRLKPNVVGLLGVVFMAVATAAPITAMTGNVPFMMSSGSGIGTPAAFLIAMVVLAVFSVGFTTMSKHITATGAFYGFISFGLGRTAGLAAGLLATFAYMVFEPSLIGIFSSFAHNTVLDQAGVDIPWWVFAIGMLAVNALGTWFGVAVAERLLIVLLVTEVTVLFVMAVSVLLQGGGPEGISFDPINPVNAFGGVSAGLGLFFAFWSWVGFESTAMYGEESRDPKRIIPRATMIAVLGVGVFYVFVSWMAISGSGQDKAMELAASANPMDVFFAPTESFVGHWAVSTMQWLMVTGSLACGMAFHNCASRYLYALGREGAIPGLQQTIGRTHPKNGSPHIAGLVQTGIAAVLVLAFAVAGKDPYAGLYTLLAVLGTMAILLVQATTSFAVMNYFRTHHPETRHWFKTFLAPLIGGVAMLGVVLLLVVNMDTAAGAEADSLVLKATPYLVAVVALAGLGYATYLKRTDPARYALLGRTVLEETHER